The sequence GGTGATTGTCGCGCCGAGGACGACCGCCACCGCGATCATAAGGACGGTCGAAACGCCTCGCGAGTCCGATTCCATATGTCAACGATCGAGACTGACCGGGACCAAACGTATCGGTCCGAGTACAGATCCTAATGATTTCAGCGGTCGGCGCGTGCGTCGCCGGCGAGCGCAACGGGAGGTCGTCAGGAGCTCCGCCGCCGGCGTCAGTACCGCGAAGGGAGGTACGCGAACCCGATCATAAACACCGCAGTGAGCAACGAGATGATGCTCACGCCCCACAACCCGTTCCGGTAGGTCTGATACTGGTCGATCGCGGCGGTCTGCTGCTGGTAGCTGCTGTACTCCGTGACCAACTGGATCGTCGAACCGTCGGGGACGTACGCGAAGTACGTCTGATCGCCGATCGTGACGTTCGACTCGTGTTCGACCGCGACGGTGTTCGTTCGCGGTGCGGTCCACGCCAGTTCGGCGGCGCCGGCAGTCACCGAACCAACGGTGGTGGCGTTCCCCCGGTAGTCGAAGGTGTCGCCCTCGGCGTAGGCCCGGGTCTTCGGCTCCGGGAAGTACTCCGAGGCCGGCACCAACCGGGAGTTGTTGATGACGACGTAGCGGGTGCCGTTCCGTTCGACGGTCTCCTCGCTTGCGTCGGGGTCCGAAGCGAGGATGGCGCTCTCGTTGAGCACCTCGCGGAGGGTCACCTCGGTGGGCTCGTCGCCCTCGATGACCACCCGCCACTCCTCGTCGTCGACGGTCCGTGTGGAGTCGTTCTCCCAGGTGGCGGTGTACCGGGCCGACTCGTTGGTGTACTGGAGTTCGCCGCCGGATTCGGAGACGCTCGCGACCGTGTAGGTCTGGCCGCCGGCGTCGATCGTGTCGCCCTGCGTGAGTTCGCGTGCGGGGTCCTCGAACTCGACCGTCGGCTGCTGTGCGGTCGCGATGAGCGAGTACGAGGCCGCACCGATGAGGACGAAGAGTGCGACGTAGATCGCCGCGGCGCGTCGTTGCATACGCCGGGGTTCGACCACGCGGCGTTTAACGGTTACCGTTTCCCGGGAGCGTGCCGTACGGGGCGGTCCTCACCGCTTCCGGACCCACTCCTCGAGCGTGAACCGGTCGTATTCTACGGTGTCCGTCAACGTCCACTCGTCGGCGTCCCACTCCGGAAAGTGCGAATCGCCCTCGTACTCGCCGTGGACCCGGCTCAGCACCATCCGGTCGATCACGGGCTGAAACAGGTCGTAGATGGCGCCGCCGCCGATCACGTACGCCCGCTCGGCGCCAAGCGACGCCGCGACCCCGACGGCGTCGTCGACCCCCGAGGCGTGGAATGCGGTGTCGACGTCGAAGTCGGATCGCGACCGGCTCAACACGACCTGCGCCGTCCCGGGTAGGTCCTCGAGCATCGACTCGAAGGTGACCCGGCCCAGGACGACGGGGTCGTCGGCGATCCGCTCGCGGTACTGGCGTCTGTCCGCCGGGATCGACGGCCACGGGAGTTCGCCGTCACGTCCGATGGTGCCGTTGTCCGCCACCGCCGCGACGCTCATCAGTTCGACCACCGGCCCCTCCCGCTCGCAGTCGCGTTCACACTCGTCCGTACGGCCGTAGATCCAATACCCCTCCGGTATGCGTGGATGCACTCCGGTACGGAGCGTCGGCGTGGTCGGGCTGTGAGCCTCGCACCCGCTGTCACGGACGCCGAGGGCGACACCGGCACGGGGCCGGAGCACATCCCCCACCGGAGCTATTTGTGAGTCGTTCACGATACGTCGTGTATGACGCAGAACACGTTCCGAACCGCGGCGGGCACCGCGGTGACGGCGGTCACCGCCGCGGGGATGCGGGAGGTCGACCGCGTCGCGGTCGAGGAAGTCGGGGTGCAGCTGCTGCAGATGATGGAGAACGCCGGGCGGGCGCTGGCCCGACACGTCCGCGACGCCTCCGAAGGCGGCCGCGTGGTCGTCGTGGCGGGCGACGGCGGCAACGGCGGCGGCGGGCTGGCGTGTGCGCGCCACCTCGCCAACCGCGAGGTGCCGGTCCGGGTCGTCCTCGACCGGCCGCCGGGGGAGCTGAGCGGCGCGGCCGCCCTCCAGTACCGGATCCTCGAGGCGATGGACGTCGGTGTCGCAACCGGCGCCGAGGCGGTCGCCCGGTTCGACGAGCCGACCGTCGCCGTCGACGCGCTCATCGGCTACGGGGTCAGCGGGGAGGTGCGGCCGCCCGCCGCCGACTGCGTCCGGGAGTTGAACGGGCGGTCCGACCCCGTGGTCTCCCTCGACGTGCCCTCCGGGATGGACGCCACCACCGGCGACACCCACGGCGTCAGGGTCAACCCCGACCGGACGGTGACGCTTGCCCTCCCGAAGACCGGGGTCGACGCCGTCGACGGGGCGCTGTACCTCGCGGACATCGGGATCCCCGCGACGGTCTACGAGCGGCTGGACATCGACTACGATCCACCCTTCGGCGACGGCGACTGGGTCGAACTCGTCGGGTAGTCCCGCCGGGGCGGCGATCGCGTGATCGACCCGCACACGAAACGGTCGCGTACCGTGCTCGGTCTGGTTGGTAGGGACAACCATACCACGGTGTCGGCGACGGACGACGGATCCGGAGGCGGGAAACCGGCCCGACGACACCGTTTTGCCGCCGTCGGGCCTACGGGCGGTCAATGTCGTGGTCGCGGCGGACGCTACTGAAAGCCGTCGCGGGCGCGTCGGCGCTGACTGCCGGGTGCGGCGGACGGACGGCCAACCCGACGCCGAGTGGCGACCCGACGACCCCGCCGTCGGGTGCGACGTACGCGTACACCCACCAGCGACCGGACGGGAACCGCCTACTCGCGGGGCGGGGCGACGTCGTCGGCGCGACGCCGGTCGAGGTGCCACTCGAGGGAACGCCCGCCTGGCTGCTCGCGTTCGCCCACGAGTCCGACACCTACTGGACCGTCGTGACGGAGCGCGGCGCCGCGACGACACACCGGGTTCGGGGCGGCGAGACCCGACGGGTGGGGAACCACGGGACGGTCGCACAGCCGCCGGTGGGGTACCTCGCCGACGACACCCCCGCGGTGGTCACGCCGCCGCAGGACGCCGCCGCGCACACCCACCCCCACGTCGCCGACCAGGGGCTCGTGTACGTCGCCGCCGACGGCGACGTCGTGCTCCGTCAGGGCGAGACGACGACCCGTGCCGATATGGCGGCGCCGGGCGACGCCCGCCCCGTCGCCCTCGGCGACGGCCGGTACGTGCTGTACGGCGCCGCGACCGACCGGTACCGCCACGGCGCCCTCGGCGACGCGGTCGAGGGGAGCAGCCTCGTCGTCGTCGACCCGTCGGCCGCCCGGGTCGACGTGGCGGTCACGCTCGACTCCCCCGCGGTGTTCGAGGGACTGTTCCCGCTCGTCGCCGACGTGGACGGCGACGGGAAGCGGGAGGTCGTGACCACGGTTGCGACTCCCGACGACGGCGCACGGATCCGGGTCTACACGCCGGACGGCGCCGAACTGGCGACCGGCCCGGTGTACGGTCCCGGGTGGCGACACCAGCTCTGTGCGGCGCCGTTCGCCCCCGACGGCGCGACGGAGCTTGCGGTCGTCAGGAAACCGCACGTCGATCGGACGCTGGAGTATTACCGGCTGACCGACGGAAGGCTCGAAATCCGAGCCACCCGGGAGGGGTACGCGAGCCACACCTACGGCTCGCGGAACGTCGATCAGGCGCTCGGCGGGGACCTTGACGACGACGGCCGGACGGAACTGTTGGTGCCGACGGCCGACCGGACCAGCCTGGCGGTCGTCCGCCGGATCCCCGGTGGCACGGCACAGGCGGGGTCACTGCCGCTGGGGGCGAGGCTCGCGACGAACCTCGTCGGAGTCGGCGTCGGCAACGGGATCGCGGTCGGCGCCGGGACCGCCGAGGGGGTCCGGGTCTGGACCGGGTGAGCCGCGTCGGGTTCTCAGTGGGGTTCCTCCGGCGACGCAGCCGTGCACGACGGACGATGCTATGGTTACGCAGGCCGACACCGCCAGCCGGCCGATGGGACGGACGACAACGACTTCACGCACAGTCCCGTGGATCGGGTATGACTGACGCGGACTACCCCGTCGAGGGGCTCCCGACGCCGGATCCCTCCTACGGTCCCGAGCGGGTCATCGGGATCCAACTCGACGCGCTTGCGTCGAACGACGACCCGGTCCCGAACGCGGGGATCGGCACGGCGTACAATTTCGCATCACCGGCGAACCGACGGCACACCGGGCCTTTCGATCGGTTCGTCCGGATGGTCGAGGGGCCGCGGTACGCGCCGATGATCGACCACGTCGAGGCCGTCCGGGGACCGCTCGAACGGGACGGCAGCCAAGCCAAGCAGCGCGTCACGCTCACGGGGGCCGGCGGTCGGACGGCCACCTACGAGTTCGGCGTCTCGAAGCAGTCCGGCGGCCGGTTCGACGGCTGCTGGCTCACCGACCGCGTCCGCGTCGTGTGATGGGGTGCAAGTCGCGCCGTGCGCCCGACGGCAACGGGCGCCCGATCGGACGGTCGGCCCAACCGTCCGGTCGTGTGACGCCCCCGTGGAGGCCGGCGTGAACCACGTTCCCGACGCGGTACTCGCCGCAATCGACGGTCTCGGGCGGGCGGCGCTGGCCGACGAACCGACGACGGTCGAGCAGCGCCTCCGGGGCGACTTCCGGGTCCGGATCAGTTGCGACCGGACGGCGCTGGACGCGGGAACGGTGCCCGTCGCGTTCCGGCTGGAGCACGGGACGACGGCGCCGACGCTCCGGGATCACGGCTCGTTCGTCGTCACGATCGTCGACGGCGTCGACTCGCGGCTCCGAGCCTGGGGGATCGACCCGCCCGATGCATACACCCACCGGCGCACCGACGACGAGTGGCAGGTATACGCCGGCCGCGCGACGCTTCGCTGAACTGTGGTGCGTCGTCGCCGCGAGGAGGCTCCCGGACCCCGCCGGGGTCCTGCATCCGACCACCGAACACCCCGGTCGTGGAGCCTGGACACTGCGTCCCTGCGCTCGTCGGACGGCGCGAACTCACCCCGACCCGCCGTGTTTTCGATACCAGACGCGTTCGCCGACCGGCGACGCGTCCTCGCTGATCGGCAGGCGGCGAAGGAACAGGTCCCGAACCGCGAGCGTCACGACGAGTTCGACCGCGTCGCCGTCGTCGGCCTCGACGGTAACGATGCAGTGACCGTCCCGGCGCTCGATCGCCTCGACGGTCCCGGTGGACCAGCGGTCGGCATCGTGGGTCGGCTCTCGGGCGTGGAGACGATCGTGATTCACGCCGGCTGTTGGATCGTCGGTGACGTGTACTTTGCGTCAGGCCTCCAGGTGGGGCACGTCGGTGCGGAGCCGTACTCCGGGGGTGACGGGACGGTGATTCGGGTCACTGTCGCCGTACGCGACACCCCGGGACGGCGGAGCGGCTCGCGGTTCTCGCGCGGGAAAGGGAAGCCAAGGGCCGGATTTGAACCGGCGATGATCCGCTCTGCAGGCGGACGCGTTAGGCCGAACTCTGCCACCTTGGCACACTCGCAGGTAGCCCGTTTCGGCGGTTAAGTGTAGCGGTCTCCTCGCTGAACGCCG comes from Halobellus ruber and encodes:
- a CDS encoding dihydrofolate reductase produces the protein MSVAAVADNGTIGRDGELPWPSIPADRRQYRERIADDPVVLGRVTFESMLEDLPGTAQVVLSRSRSDFDVDTAFHASGVDDAVGVAASLGAERAYVIGGGAIYDLFQPVIDRMVLSRVHGEYEGDSHFPEWDADEWTLTDTVEYDRFTLEEWVRKR
- a CDS encoding DUF4864 domain-containing protein, whose translation is MTDADYPVEGLPTPDPSYGPERVIGIQLDALASNDDPVPNAGIGTAYNFASPANRRHTGPFDRFVRMVEGPRYAPMIDHVEAVRGPLERDGSQAKQRVTLTGAGGRTATYEFGVSKQSGGRFDGCWLTDRVRVV
- a CDS encoding DUF7861 family protein; protein product: MNHDRLHAREPTHDADRWSTGTVEAIERRDGHCIVTVEADDGDAVELVVTLAVRDLFLRRLPISEDASPVGERVWYRKHGGSG
- a CDS encoding NAD(P)H-hydrate epimerase; its protein translation is MTQNTFRTAAGTAVTAVTAAGMREVDRVAVEEVGVQLLQMMENAGRALARHVRDASEGGRVVVVAGDGGNGGGGLACARHLANREVPVRVVLDRPPGELSGAAALQYRILEAMDVGVATGAEAVARFDEPTVAVDALIGYGVSGEVRPPAADCVRELNGRSDPVVSLDVPSGMDATTGDTHGVRVNPDRTVTLALPKTGVDAVDGALYLADIGIPATVYERLDIDYDPPFGDGDWVELVG